GCGTGTAAGCCTATATATATTACATGGGggaaaaatacatatattttataaaacaatcACATAAACGCGTATTATAAAATACTACGCAAATATGTGTGTggccatatacacatatatataccagtgcgcacagttgtttgaaagttgttCTCTAGgcatagagaaatacctactgtatTTGAGTGTAATCTGCTTGAAGTGTTGTGAGAGGTCGAatgtcaataaaaataaaatttaattactaaaaatgtaaaagtttcatttgaacctaggaaaacaaatgaaagagcATTTCCTTTATTAATTAAATTAATCTTTGAGCAATCTATTTTCAGTTCCTAATGTGGATTTACCACCCCTGTGTTCATCGAGATTTCGTCCCGGACCTCCTGGAGAAGAGGCCCAAGTGGCCAGTCAGTTCATTGCAGACGTGATTGAAAAGTGAGACTTCTTATAGCTGCCATTCTTGTTAAACACGGTCATTGGGAATCCCCTCCAGCTGAgcactctttttctttctctttccctagTTCACAGATAGTGCTGAAGGAAGATTTGTGCATTGCAAATGGCAAGGTAGGATGTGGATTAACATTGAAAGGGCATTTTGTTGACATGTCTGTTTGAAAGTGTTTATCTTCTTTGCTGCTTGGCCTAACTTTTGTAATTTGTGATCCATGCATGCTCAAAGTATGAGCACTCACAAGTAGatttaaatatttgtatgcttGGGGGGAAAACTTTCAACAATCTCAGACTGATGATGCTACTTGCAGACCCTTTTTGTTTGATCCGTTACCCTGAATGACATCTCTGGTAAGGGACTAGCTACTCCACTCTAATCCTTTATAGTcctacaagccgttaagcccgttaaaacgggccacattaaaaaaattttcggtccattttcggacactgcacccatctacacttcttttccctcactcccccttccccttgctcattcacctcagtcactcatcctccttccccttggtcactcaccccctttccccactcaaactcccttccctcactctcccctcccccctcattctccctccctccctcccacttcctcAGTCATTCCCCACCCACTCTCAATCCCCACccacttccctctccctcttatgCTCTTCAGCGTGGCCTGCTCATGGAGACAGGAGGTCTCCGGGGATCCCTCCCCAGCGCACACCTCAGCTGCTCTATGCCACCGTCGCCACATTTCCTCCCGAtatcgctgccgccgctcctcccaCCTATTGTAGCTTGGCCTGCCTGACACTCGCATACCGCCGCTGCTCTGCCCGATATCGTTGCTGCCGatccaccgctgctgctcctcccagcgccatcttagctccgctctgaccgacgtgctctcccgcccgcgcatgcgcagtagagctgctgtctactgcgcatttgcgggccgtcggtcagagcccatttataaggtagatataatAGAAGTCAGTTTCTGTTTGTCATGCCCTCATAAAAGGATTCTGACATCATAAAGTCTCTCACGACCAATCAGCTTTCGAAATGGTTGCcaggcaaccacactgccagccaatgGTTCAAAGCCCCAGTTTTATCCTCATCGAATTGCTGAAAAGAACTTCcctttacaacccccccccccccacacacacacatacaaaaaaggGAATCGAAGTTGGGAGGAGGGGGTCCTACTGAGTGGATTAAAGCTGTGGGAGGGATGACTGCTACTGCTGAGATAAGGGAATGAGTCTCTGAGTGGGAGAGATGGAGTAAGGGGGGCAAAGTTAAGGCCCAGGAGGGGTGATGGAGGCCAGAGAGAGTTAATTGGGGGTAGCACTGATGAAGATGATTGAGGCTTTATGATGGACATTCTTCTAGTTAACGTTTTGCTGAACTCAGCTGTAGCTGGTTTGGAAATAAACCAGAAATGTCAAAATGACTTTGAAATAGTGTATTCACTTTTAAACCTCCTGATCACTGCACTattaacattcaggccgatacagtacagtgcgctctgacagcctgctattggacgcgcgttttcccttaccccttattcagtaaggggaggaaaacgcgcgtccaacccgcggcacctaatagcgccctcaacatgcaaatgcatgttgatggccctattaggtatgcgcacgggatacagaaagtaaaatgtgcagccaagccgcacattttactttcagaaattagcgcagacccaaaggtcagcgctaatttcttccggcaccgggaaagtgcacagaaaagcagtaaaaactgcttttctgtgctcgagaacagacgccagcaaaattgagcgtcggctgtcaaacccgctgacagctaccgctcctgtcaaaaaggaggcgctagggacacgctagggtgcctagcgcctccttttacccggatctaccgccggacctaatttaaatagtgaatcgcgcgcaccagcgagtggccggtgcgtgcgcgggagagcgggcgttcgtcagCTCTCCTGAGAAACCTGAGAAACTGCATGAGCAAGTCTTTATAACTGCTGCCATGTGCAGTGTCAGTATGCGCTCTCCTGGTGTGAAGCTCCTGATGCTAATACTAGAAGCCAAACAAAACCACCAATCAAATGAATTGGTTTGGTCCTTAGAggcaaattattatttatttgattgaccACTGTTTAGTTTATAAACTATTATAGTGGttaacaataaaagaaaacaatgtatttctagcaacagtaaatgaaatcaataaacaaaatttctaaaaataaggaaattcaataaaaatataaaattaaaataaactaaaaaaaaaaaattacaatgacATTAAAAATCAGGCaatataaaatggaagaaaaaatgatGTTCCCTTGGTATGAAGTGATCCCAAGATTGTGATACTCGTCACTGAGGCCTGTGACTAGTTCTATAATAAGGCTGAGGCTGCATGTCAAGTGATACTGTCCAGGTTAGTAAGCCTTATCAATTCAGTAACAGTATCAGTTTTCAATTGCTCAGTGTAATTTAAAAGGGAAAAGCTTCCTCTTTCCCCAAACACATAAGCTGTCTGCTGTCCTTTTGCTGTATAAGGATACAAGTTCTTTCCTTCCTTTTAATAATGGGGAGGACACGGCTGTATCTGAGGGGTCCATCTTGGGTTTGTGCTTCATGCCTGTAAGACTGGACAAGTCTTTCCTGGACAGGGAAACTGGCAATGTTTTGCTGCTTCATAGcaggggctatttctagggaacTAAATATCAAAAGCAAAACTGCATCACTTATTCTATGTTTCTGCTCATATCTGAGTGAAGTTTTGTTTTTAAGGAGACCATGTCTTTAATAGAGTAGCAGAGTACATTAGTTACTATAGATAGAGTTAATAGGGCCAATCACTCCATACAATTGCTGTGCACAGAGCAATGTGACAATAATTTGATGCTCAGCAAGGGCACTGTAGAAACCTGCTTTGTGACAACTGCTTGATCATGACGGGGATCTATGGAAGTTTCCAAAGGCTTTAACGAATTAAAACCTAAGCTGTGTCAGGGCTGTGTCTCATTTCTACTCCTTTCTTTGTTAGCTTGCATGGGTTCTGTACTGTGACATCATATGCCTCGATTATGATGGGAACATTCTGGATGCCTGCACATGTGCTTTGCTGGGGGCGTTAAAGAATGGTAAGCCAGCTACAGCTGTTAATAAATATAGGATTCAAAGCTAATTGATAATgtatcttattattatttttttataaggTCTATTGTACTGATTTAAGCAACTCTGTGCATACTGTACTCTGCCAATTTGTGTAGACAGTGGGCTATGAAATGTGTTCTGTGTGCAAGTAAAACCAGAAGCTACCACTCCAGTTGCCCATTTGGATTTGTATATAAACcatgctccatggcctgggagttTTCTCTGTATCCGACCTAGTTGGTCACATGAGTTGGGAATGAGGGGTAGAggcctctccttttctctccAAAAGAATGGTCTTGAGGTGTTtgaaaaaattacattttaagaCAGCTTCAAGTTTGTGGTAATTTATGCTGTTGGATTTGTTTATAACCTGTGTTTGGCAGGGTGACGCTTGAGGTGGACTTTGCTCTAGCATTATGGGAGAATTGAATGCTGACTTACATCGGTCTCTGTGCTCCTGGAATAAGTACTGCAAGGGTCCAAAAGCTTCATCTAATGAACTGAAGAGAAACTCCTCTGTTTCCCTGTGAAAAATCCGCCAGTGGTGCCTTTGTTATGTTTTAAATGGAGCTACTGGCATGAACCATGGCAAAACTTAAACAgaacattttggtttttttccagttGAGACATTTATTCACTGGAGTCCTTTATTCTTCTCCTTCACGGTAAAAGTGGGCTCCTATAGTATGCTTTCATTTGTTTCCCTCTTGCCTTTTTGTGGAATAACCATGTATCAGACCTCCATTTTCACTTGAAATTATGAACAATTGAAAGAACCTATGGCATGCCcccgaaaaaaaccaaaaacaagaagGTGGAAAACTAGGGAGTGGCAGTAAAGTAGATTTGGACTGTGGTGGAATTTGGGTGTTCTGGGATCTCTTCCCAATTCGTTGCAAATGACTTCATATAGTTTAACAATACTCAACACTATGAAACCCCAAAGTGTAAGAATAACACAAACAAACCCCAATAATAATCTCACTTTGAAAATATAGATTTGTGACCAAATGCTCATAGATATCAAAGAATACAAATGACCATCACAAAGCACAGGTATAAACACACTAAGGGATGCTTTATAACCTCAGCTTTGTGGTGGaagttttaatcatcagtcattgaCGATTTGGACATAGGTATGCCCATACCTTTTgcttatttttcaagatttttggaGATATAAATAAAACATCAAGAGTTATTTTGACCAgttttgtataaataaaataaacttttctgcatgtaaattttTGCTCTGGGATAAGGAACACATCTCaacataaattttcaaaagaaaaactcAATATGTGTATGTTGAAATGTCCCAGATGTTAAGAAATAACCTTCTTAAACAACCTGATATTGCAGTGTTTCAGAAGGATCATTCCTCCCTTCTTCAGGTACAAATGCAAACACACTGATTAAAGCATAACCCGGTATTCTGAAGTATCACAGAAAAGATTATGAAGCATAAATGCAagcagtatattaaaagaacatAGTTTAAGCCCTGTGCACATTGCCAGGTCTGTTGTGAGAGAAATCTGCTAGATGGAAGCTTCAAAAGGGCTTAATTACTTTCCTTACAAGAAGAAGCAACACTCCCAGTTCATGAGGGTCAGAATTGTAGCATATTCCAAGTGGATCCTTCCATAGATGTGGCAGCATTGCAGGAAGAGCCTTTTTAATGATGGTGCTGGAGCAAAGTGGCTTGGTAAATGGGATGAAGGTTGTGGTGCCAgtgcaaaaaaaacattttaggggAGAATGTCCTTGTTTCACTTTGGATTAATTTAGCCCAGCATGCATTTCAagaataataattttttaatggTATATTTTTGGCCctccagtttccttctcctccctcctcctccttttgagCTTCTAGCTCAGTCAGAGCCACCTCTACTGGGCTACGGTGCTATGAACACTCATTTCCCTTCCCAGGTTTCAAACATCCCCCTGCCCTCCTACTTAGCTCAGCCAATGTAGGGACAGGCCTCTCCTATGCAGGTAGGTGTCATTGTTTAATGATGGTTGAGactcactctcttcccccccccccccctcccccaggggctTCCTCGGCAGCATTCCCAATTCAGGATaatctgggaatcaaacccaagtCCTTCACACTGCCACCAGGCCAACAGCATTTCTGAATTTTTAGCATACAGTGCACTGCCCTTCATTCACATTGTAAAGCTGCTCATCATTTTTAtgtgttaaactttttattgaaataaaaaacaCAGAACACAACCTTATGCATACCAAAACTGCTCTTCATTTTTATGAGTCTAGTACAGTTGCCATCAGTCAAAATAAATGAAGAAACCGGTTTAGCAGAGGTCAGTGTGAAAGAGAAGAGCCCTTTGAAGATTGGAAAGAATCCAGTTGCTACGTCATTTGCTATATTTGATGAGTAAGTAATACTGATAAGGACTTTGCATTTCTAAAGCAGCATCTCAGCCAAATGTGTGGATAGTCCAAGAAAAATAGATCCTGCTTACTCTCATTggtgctctctctcctctcaccatTTAACCAAAGGAAATAAAACTGAGTACATGTAGTGTATTCTGGTTAATAAGAAGTCAAacatagtttatttttatttaatcttaAGTTTTGTTAACAAGGTGTACAGTTCATTACTATATCGAAAATAATTCTGGTTTTCATGTTATGCGCCTTGGATATTCATGAGGactatttgcatatatttggttGAAGCATGTTAATTTACACATTTTTGATTACTCTGAAAACCAGACGTCATAAAGGGTCTTTGGGGCTCACTTTGTGACTGTGGTCTGTTTTTCGCATTGCTTGATCCGGCAAAATACAAAGGTGCAGTAATGAAGAATTTGAATAATAACCATTTAATAGAACCCTTAAGTCACTgaggcaataaataaaataggtaaagGTCTCTTTGAAGAGTTAAAGGATAAATAAGCCCCTTTAGTTCATGTCCTGTTCCCCATTTTTGTAGTGcgggctagagatgtgaatcggaacagatatcggatccgattctggttccgattcacatctctagtgcggGCTTTGTAAGGAGCTTTGcttaaaaaagaaattgcatGTGTAGTTGTTGAAATAGAACTGGGGTGAGGTGGGTTCTGCTCTTGGCCACATTATATGGGAGGACCAGGCAAATGCTGTTTTATAGAGGCAGCCAGAGAAAGAGAATCAAGGGGAGAAATATAGTATTTTAAGGGAAATAAAAGATAAATTGGGGAGAAAATCTCAGCCATATCATACTTGGGTATATATAGTTGTGTGCAAAAATTTAGGCTCACCTAATCAGATTGTGTGTTTCATTGAATCTCTTAGTGAACAGAACCTGACACAACCTCTACATGATACAGAGTTAAACATAACATTTTTATGCAATTTCTAATGCAAAGTTACTATTcatattgaaaataataaaacatgaaTGCGGCATGTGCAGAAGCTTGGACGCCCTTCCAATTGACACACaattttacttgtttttttttttaatgtaaaggcCCAAAAAGTTAATTGACTTGTTAGGCCTTCAGTTAGTCAGTTGAAGATGATTCCATAGTAGAACAAATACCTTTCTAACTTCTGGGATTGTGATTTTTGTTCTGtgtattttcaaaaaccattGCTTCCTCTAAGCAGTTGTCTGAGTATTTGTAAATGAAGATAATTTACTCTAACAAAGCAGGGGAAGACTATAAAAAAATTCTCTAAatcagtggctctcaaccttttttctgtcgggacacacacCTGAcagttctcacatgcatgacacactgaacacatgaccatcataggg
This sequence is a window from Rhinatrema bivittatum chromosome 5, aRhiBiv1.1, whole genome shotgun sequence. Protein-coding genes within it:
- the EXOSC8 gene encoding exosome complex component RRP43 isoform X2; this encodes MEGNWGNSDPPLLTLEFAAPPADAPNKGYIVPNVDLPPLCSSRFRPGPPGEEAQVASQFIADVIENSQIVLKEDLCIANGKLAWVLYCDIICLDYDGNILDACTCALLGALKNVQLPSVKINEETGLAEVSVKEKSPLKIGKNPVATSFAIFDDTLLLVDPTAEEETLATGTITIVTDEDDRLCVLRKPGGSAMSAEKLQACISRAITRQKEVRKLLDDVMESIQSK